The Chionomys nivalis chromosome 6, mChiNiv1.1, whole genome shotgun sequence sequence GAAGCAGCCAGCCACTCACTTCTCAAACAGAGCGGCGCTCAAACCTCCTCTCGCTCCGCCCTCTCCTCCATGTGCGCAGGTGCTGGCTTGACAACTGGAAATCCCATTGGCGGGAACTTCCGGAAACTCCCTCAGCCCCGCCCCTTCCGCCCATCGCTCTTCCCGCCTTCCTGCCCCGTGCATGCTTGGCCTGCTGAAGCCCATTTCTGAGGCAACGCCCGCCAGGATGAACATCCGCAATGCCCGGCCCGACGACCTGATGAACATGCAGCACTGCAACCTGCTGTGCCTGCCGGAGAACTACCAGATGAAGTACTACTTCTACCACGGCCTGTCGTGGCCCCAGCTCTCCTACATCGCTGAGAACGAGGACGGCAAGATCGTGGGCTACGTCCTGGCCAAGATGGAGGAGGACCCCGACGATGTCCCCCACGGGCACATCACCTCGCTGGCCGTGAAGCGCTCGCACCGGCGCCTCGGCCTGGCCCAGAAGCTGATGGACCAGGCCTCGCGGGCGATGATCGAGAACTTCAGCGCCAAGTACGTGTCCCTGCACGTCCGGAAGAGCAACAGGGCAGCCCTGCACCTCTATTCGAACACCCTCAACTTCCAGGTTAGTGAGGTGGAACCCAAGTACTACGCCGATGGGGAAGATGCTTACGCCATGAAGAGAGATCTCTCACAGATGGCAGAAGAGCTGAGACGGCAGCTGGTGCTGAAGAAGGGCAGATATGTGGTTCTGGGCTCCGGGGAGAACCAGGAGGCCCAGGACAGCACACTTCCTGGTGCCGAAGAGAACCCTGCCGGTGAAGACAGTGGCAGTGACAGCACTGATGACCAGGACAGCTCAGAGGACCGGGATTCCACCTCCTAGAGCCTTGCCCAAGGTATTCTCATCCCTGGCCAGGCCCCTCTGTACCCCTTTACGTCATATCTTGTCCTACCCAATCCCGTCCTGACCCATCCTGTTGTGCTTTTGCTAGGTTTCTTGGTGACCACAGACTGGTACCTCTGACAGCCAAGATTCAGGGCTCACTCTTAGAGACCATGCACAAAAACTCACAcgctgaaaaatcaaaataagaggCATTCTTCCTGCACTTTGGCATGAGTCGGATTCCTGGGTAACCTTGCAATCCATGCAAGGAACTGTATCTTCTGAGAATTCCAGTTAATAAATTGGAATGATGGAATTCTAAAACCCCCATTTTACAGCTCTTGATAAAGTAATGACTCTGGGGCCGATGGGCAGTAATAGTTAATAGGAGAAACTTGGCGACCCTTTGTAATGATAGGTCAGACCTAGAGCACACAGTGACGGTGTCCACAGTGTCACCTATGCCGTCCGTATTCCGgctgaaagaaaatgagatttctTTTGTAGATCCCACATGCGTTTTCTATAAAAGGGACATGTCGAACGGTCCACAGTGCAGTCAGCAAAATCCAGAATGAAAATGTGGTGTTTGACAGAAGAAAGTCTTGACTTCTTCAGCAACTTAGTAGCATTTTAAAGAGGGCCGGGCAGCTGGGACTGTAGCTCATTGGTACTGCTCCTGCTTAGCATGCAGGAGGTCCCAGATccaatgccaccaccaccaacaacaaaaagcaacaacaaaagtattttctgttaaactaaaaataatagcAACCACACAACCACTAGGAGGACTTTAGACACCCAGGCAAAATTCCAACATAGATTCTGTTCCATTAAGCATGCTAAATGTGACATAATTATCATACAAAAATTTTTTTAGTCAAATTAACTAACGTAATGCctagaattgtttttaaaaatacaccagcaaaaaataaagagaccaaaaaaaaaaaaaaaaccagtcctAATGGAGAATTCAAATAGGAATAGCCTACAAAGGACAGGGGTGGGCTGGAGTGGGGAGGAGTGTCTGCCTCGCCTGTGAGTGGTCCCTGGGTTTGAGCGTAAGGACTGCGGGATAAAAAGACTAGGAATAAAATAAGAATGGCAGCATGTAATAATTGTTGAAGGTGAGAAATATGTGCTTGTGGGTTCCTTATGCTGCTTTTTCACTCTTGGATTTGTGAAAATTCACACAAAAATTTAGAGCAAAGTATTATACTTGCTAAAACATTCTAAGAAGCTGCTAAAGCCACACATAGTGGCACGTGTCTGTAATTCTACTTTGGGGGAGGTAAGAAGATCTTgaatttgagtttgaggccatcctgggatagtgagatattattattattattactattactgctattatttttttaagaaaagaaaaagagccaatcTGATTCAGGGGTTAAAGGCACTTGCAGCCAAGTCTGGTGAATTCAATTTcattccctgggacccacatgatagaggAGAATCAACTCtcaaaaggtgtcctctgacctctgcacgtgtgcccataaacacacacacatatacacacacacatacacaaacacacacaaatataatttaaagaaatacaCCAACAAGCACCTTTTAAATCTTAGGAACAGGCTCAGTTATAATAATAGAATATCGCAGCATTTCTTCCAGAAAGAATTATGTCATATAATTCAAGGGTCCAGGCACTAAGGACAGTTTTAAAGTTTCAGTGGGATCCATCTGATCGGGGATCAAGACAGCAGAAGAATGTAAAGGGGGAGGTAAAATGGAAAACAGATGCCCAAACCCTTTTTCTGCACAGTGAAGCCGGCATTCCCTTGTCTAATGTACAAGGTCCTGGTTCTACACACAGTactgcaatttaaaaataaggagaagaaagaaaacatcaaacgAAAGAAAGTTTTTCTccctgaaggttttttttttttaacaaattctttatttatttatttatttatttatttatttatttttttttttttttgggttttcgagacagggtttctctgtggttttggagcctgtcctggaactagctcttgtagaccaggctggtctcgaactcacagagatctgcctgcctctgcctcctgagtgctaggattaaaggcgtgcaccaccaccgcccggcttccctgaAGGTTTTATTTAATCTAAAcggattatttttttaactacttCTTTTGAAAGTCTCTATGGAGGGGTGTAGGGAATATGGATTATATCTCTGTGGTGTTTCGCTGCTCTTCAGTCTTGAGAACAGAGCTAATAAGAGTGTTTAAAAACTACATATGAAGTAGAGTAAATTCAAAAGCCCTTAGTACCTGAGAAatcaagtaaataaaaacatctgCTCATCTATTAGATGAAGAGAAAAATACCCAAGAAGATTCCTTCTGGCATGGCACTCAGGACTCTCGTTGTACAAATACAATTACAATGGAACTGTCTCCTTGTGGGGGATAGTTGAGTCTTAGGTTCCTGTATTCAACTTCATCTCTCTTCCAGGCTGATATCTCCAGAGATGctcatttcctccctccttcccttccccctctctcccccctccctctctccctccctccctcccttttcttgtGGCATGGTCTGCCCTGGGTGCCCTTTAATCTGATGAGATTTAcctgcttttgtttctgagactttCCATAACCCCATCTAATGTTTGCTCCTCAGTCTTCATTTTTGGGTCAGAGCCAACCAGAGGCCACTGTGGATCTTGTTGGTGTCACTTCAGTAGTTAGGATGCAGTGCTCTGCATAAAGTAACTGAACTGTTAAATAAAAGTGCACCTGACTTAGTAGCTTACAAATTAAGCTACTTTCCTCAGAGTAGTGTGGGTCTGGAGGGTGATAAGGACTAGGTGGAGGGGAACAAGTCTCTGCTCCCGATAAGTGCTCTAGGATTCACCAAGAATGTCTCTACAGCCCCTTGGTGACCTGGTAAAGAAAGCTTAAAGATCTCTTAGGGAAGGAAAAACATTTCCTGAAGGCATCACTATCATGTGGATTATAAGgaaaaaattattgaaatagGATTGTCAAGGTTTTAAATGTCTCTAACAATAATATGGTTGCTTCAGTAGCATAAGAAATAAGTCTAGCAGTATGTGTGTTGATTAATTATCTTTATGTATGTCTGATTATAGTGTGACATTTGAGATAGCTGCaatagctataatatatacactATGATTTTATTGTGGCAAAGCCCCGAGTATAGCCAGTATTCACAGTATTGTGAATGTATGGCTACTGCATACATTcacaatagaaacaaatacaaaatttctTTATCTTGCTTATTTGGTCCTGTTTGCTAGAATAACATCTTCTGCCAGTATATGCCCATTTGGGTagtggggaaaggaagaaggtaaATCCACACAGAGCTTCATTGAGCTTAAAGACTCAGCCCCAGTTCTCCGGTTAATGACAATGGAGGTAAAGAAATGTGGTTTAGCTTTGCCCCAGTGGGGAAAAGGCAGTATGCTAGCAAACAGCAGAGTCTCTTCCACAGCTGGAAACATCCTAGTCATGCTTTGGATGTGGGAAGCTGCTTCATGTCCAGCCAGGAGCTGGGGATCCCTGTCACTCCCCTTCAAGACATGCCACAGGGGTTTCTGGGAATCCACCTAGGATTTTTATGTAACTAGAATGGTTATTCTACTTTTGTACAAACTTGGGCAAGTTACCAATGGATTCTACCACCTTCTGCCATTTTATCTCTTTCAATTCTGAAAGAAATGGTCCCTCCACTCTGATACTCTCCATGCTGTCAGAAGTTTACTGTCCCTTTCAGCAGTCACCAGCTCGTAGTGTTACTTGCGTAAACGGGAAAGGCAATAGTGACGCGACAAAGATGATGGGCGCAAAGGGTGTGCTGTGAGTGTTCTACACTGTTGAATCGGGATGCCCTCCTATGGCATCCAGAAAGTGCCATAgagtgggttttattttttcttatttcccttctcaggtgagTAGGACAGTTGGGTATCTTCATCCTAAAAATTATGATGAACATGACTGCCTTTCCTGTAGCAGCTGTGCTCGGGACTGTCCGTGAGTGTCTCCTTCAGTCATGCTGCCCCTGACACATCAGCAGGAAGAATATTCCATTTTGCTACAGGTCAGGCCATCTCATCACAGCAGTGCATACTGCAGTTCGTGAGGAGAGAATGGGGGTGAGGGACTGGCACAGCTACCCAGGTTCCCCACATGTGAAGATTACATAAGACAGTTCTAGTCCTGACAGGTACCACTCCCACTGTAGATGCAGCTAATAGAGGCTAATAGTAACCCTTCTGTTCCCTTCGTCCCAGTAATCAAATGGTGAGCGGTGAGTCTGAGCAGCAACAGTTTGCAGTCTTGGAAGGGAGGCAGTTGAGGACTAAAATAGCTTTCACTGACAAGCTCAACGTCAAAGCACTCAGCTGAATCCACGCTCAGCGGCAGCAGTGTCTCTAGGGAGCCATAGCAATGAAGACAGGTCAGTTCAAAACATGCAGGTTGAGGCAGGAGTGCCATCAAACTGCGCCTTGTCTCCTGGCAAGAAGAACGTGCCTGATGCTtaataacaaaaaggaaaaatcatgAAGTCTCAGCACTCCCAGTTGAGCTAGCATTGTTGAGTAAACTGGGGTCACTCCGGTGACTTTTGCTTTTCTAGTTTCTTCTTCCTGTCGCGAAGCTGTCATTTGTAGCAGAAAGTTGTTAAATGGTCACATGAGCACTCACTGGACTAGACTGTTCTTACTTCTACCAGTCAACTAACTAGAACCAGAGTGGTACAAGGAAATGTGGGAGGGAGTTAGGGAGACTGGCAGGGCTGGTGAATTCCTAGTCTAACCTTAGCCCAGATATGCCAGGATCTCTAGATTTCAGATGCTGCTGCACCCTCTGATGATGAAGAGCactgagaagagaggaaataCTGTTTTGAAAAGCTGATCAGACGGAGTCTGTTTGCTGAATTCTTATAACCTCTAACAGTGCCACATTTCAATCAGTGTGTGATGTACACAGGCTGAACACTGACTTTGTCAGAGGTACACATAACAAAGCGATGATTTTCTCCCAAACCTCACTTCGTACTCTTCATGCACTGGCATGTAAAGTCAAATACATTTAGTGGTAAACAAGATaagaaaagatatatttaaattctaCAAATCAACAGTGGTTTCCAAAAAGTCAGTGTAAGTATTTCTGAAAATATCCTACTATGCCATTTCGTAAATTAATATCTCCAGAACATCATGgatatttttttattgtaaaagcaTAGCATTCTCTTCCTTATTCACAAGGTCCTATTAACAACATTCATCCTGCAGGTTTCGGTGCCCACAGTTCAGGAAGCCTAGTGATGTAGGACTGGACAGCAAGCTGGATGTGAAGAGCATGCAGgcctcttgcaaaggacctgagtttggtccccagcactacctataactccagctcagggTTCtggtgaagcacgattaataatagctcaaggtcagaagttggggttcaacctggacattctaaaagtaaaacagccagccactgcctcttacctagacctcagtctgaaatagcGATCCTACCTCCTGGAATCTCAAAGGAGACTGTCTCTGAAGAGCTGTCTtcccccatcttatattcctctcttgggttgggattaaaggcatgcactgcccagtttctatggcaactaatgtgactactgggtttaaaggtgtgtgttaccataatctggtctgtaaggttaGCCAATGGGActattttactctcagatcttcgagcagtctttattaaaatacagttgcaATTCTACTATAATCTTaagaccctcttctggtctccaagagccTCTACAGTCACATGTACATACCTACAAAAATATGTATAACTAAATATAAAATTGCAGAAATAAAAGAATGCCTGGTCATATAAAAATGTGAACTTAAACTATAAATTAAGGGATGCAAAACATCTTTAGAAGAAAATCTCCATGAAAAGTGTCCATACTTCAAAACAAATATCTTAGAGCATTTATTACAATGTTATTTCACTTTTTCACATTAGTTTCTTAAAGCTTCAAGCAATATTTTCTGAGATAACTAAGACAGTCATGAAATACTTGTTTATATGGTTTTGTATACCTGTGCAAATGGTGCTCATTAAAAACTGAGCCAGGAATACGAGTGTTGTGATATATTCCTTCATATCTCGCCCCTCTGCTAGTAAAGCTAGTGTGCTTCTTCTTATCAGAATGTATTGTCATTATTTTTAgtcacatgtatgtctgtgtgtggttgagtgcaggtgcctgtggaagccagagtcaTCCAGTCCCCAagaactggaattgcaggtggttgtCAGTCACCTGggatggtgctgggaaccaaacttgggacctctgaaaaaacagtatgcactcttaaccaccaaaccatctctccaaccctcaaatataaattttaaacataattttgcATAATATTGCCTCTTGATTCTATGCTATTCTGGAAACAGACTTTTCTGTAATGATGATTTTTAcacaaaaaaaatgctttgtaACTCCTTTGTGTACAAGAGTAGCCTGTATCATTACTTCTCTGTGCAAGGTGGATGGAAAAGGTAATTCATTTTTTTATAgttgtgatattttattattgtttctttgcTGTTAAAAATAGGCAGGAACAAATTTATTCATATCACACAAATTGTAACTCATCAAGGATAGAACTCACATCTTGtttatctttataaatatttaaatatataaatatttatcttcttaaatattaaaacacattGTTAATTCCTGGTAGACACTCAACAGATAGCCATTGACTGTATGAACAAGCCTTAATTTCTATCAAATACTCACAATCCAAACTTTGGATTCCTGTCTGAGTCTCAGTGAAGAAATAACTCATGGAAAGAACAGTGTCTCTCTAACCAGAAGCTGAGGCCTTCCTTCCGTTTTTGCTGTGctaaatcctttcttctttttcttgcaaatgttttgctttttgagatagtatCTTATTCTGTATCCCAGACCAGCCTGGAAACAGCTTTCTGCTTGCTCAAATCTCTAGTGCTGAGTTTACAGGCGTGTGCCTCCTGCCCTGCATGGAGAATCCTCCTGAGTAAAACAGAATGGGAAGATGATGAAAGTTCTTCAGTTTCTTTAGGTTTGAAACATGTTCTCTAGGGCACACCCTACCATGTGTGCGTACCCTACCCTGCCCCCCTTTTGTAGAGGAGACTGGGGCTGCAGG is a genomic window containing:
- the Naa11 gene encoding N-alpha-acetyltransferase 11, whose product is MNIRNARPDDLMNMQHCNLLCLPENYQMKYYFYHGLSWPQLSYIAENEDGKIVGYVLAKMEEDPDDVPHGHITSLAVKRSHRRLGLAQKLMDQASRAMIENFSAKYVSLHVRKSNRAALHLYSNTLNFQVSEVEPKYYADGEDAYAMKRDLSQMAEELRRQLVLKKGRYVVLGSGENQEAQDSTLPGAEENPAGEDSGSDSTDDQDSSEDRDSTS